The DNA segment GCGAGCAGTTCGCCCTGCAAGCGGGTCAGGTCCGCGACGTCGGAGGGCTGTCTGCGCCAGCGTGCCTCCGGCCGCCTGCGCAGCGCGCCGAGCCCGCTGCACGGCGCGTCGACGAGCACCCTGTCGTAGCCGCCGTCGAGTCCGGGGTCCCTCCCGTCGGCGACGTGGACGGTCACCGGAAGGCCCTCGGTGGCCCGCTCGACGAGCTTCGCCCTGTGCGGGGCCTTCTCGACGGCGTCCACCGTGACGCCGGCCGTGGCGGCGAGCGAGCCGAGCAACGTCGCCTTCCCTCCGGGGCCGGCGCACAGGTCGAGCCATCTGGTGTCGCCGCCGCTGCCGCCGTCGACCGGCACGTTGGTCGCGGCGATGGTGACGAGCTGGCTGCCTTCGTCCTGTACGACGGCGAGCTTCTCCTTGATCGGCTCCGCCTCGGCGAGATCGCCACCACCGGTGGGAAGGTGGACGCCGTAGGGCGAGTAGGGCGCTGGGTCGCCGCCGGTGATCGCGGCCAGCTCGTCAGCGGTGATCTCGCCGGGCTTGGCGAGCAGGTGCACGGCCGGACGGGTGTCGTCGGCGAGCAGCGCCGCCTCCAGCTCGGCTCCCTTGTCACCCAGTGCTTCCGCGAAGGAGCGCGCCACCCACCTCGGGTGCGAGGTGCGCATCGCGAGGTTCCCGATCGGGTCGGTTTCCGCGTCGGGAGTCAGCTGCCGCATCCAGTCCGCCTCGTCCTTTTCGGACACGTTGCGGAGCACGGCGTTGGCGAAACCGGCGACGTGCGAGCCCGTCTCCTCCCTGACGAGGTCGACGGTGGAGGCCACGGCCGCGTGCGGAGGGATCCTCGTCCGCAGCAACTGGTAGGCACCCAGCCGCAACGCGTCGAGCACCACCTTGTCCACTTCGGACAGCGGCCGGTCGAGGCAGGCCGTGATGATCTCGTCGAGCAGCCCCTGCGCCCGCAGGGTTCCGTAGGTCAGCTCGGTCGCCAGCGCGGCGTCCCTGCCCGTGATGCGGCGCCTGCGAAGTTCTTCCGGCAGCATCAGGTTGGCGTAGGCGTCGCGCTCGCTGACGGCACGCAGCACGTCGAGGGCTACCCTGCGGGCCGGATCCTGCGCGGGGGGCTTCCTCGGCCCCTGCTTACGAGGGGCCGGGCGCCTGCTCCGGTCCGGCTTTCCCTGCCGGCCAGGTGTCATGTCAGCCGCTCCCCTTGCTCGATTCTGGTGCCGCGGGCCCAATCGGCCGCCGCCATGCGTTTCTTGCCCTGAGCCTGTACGTCGCCGAGTTCGACGGGCGTCGTCGCCGTTCCTGCCAGTACCCGCTTGCGTTCGACGGCGAGTTCACCCGGCGCCAGCCCGGGCCCGTCGGCGTGGCGCACCGGCCCCAGCTTGATCCGCTCTCCCCTGAACGTCGCCCACGCACCCGGTTCGGGGGTCACGGAACGGATCCGCCTTTCGACGGCGACGGCGGGAGCGGAGAAGTCGGCGCCCGCATCGGCGACGGTCACCTTCGGCGCGTAGGTCACGCCCTCCGCCTGCTGTGCGACCGCGCTCAGCGTACCGTCCTCGATTCCATCCATTGTGGACACCAGCAGGCTGGCGCCCGAATCGGCGAGCCTGCCGAGCAGTGCGCCCGCGGTGTCGGTGCCGGTGATCTTCTCGGTGACGAAACCGAAAACCGGGCCCGCGTCGAGTTCCTTGACGATCCGGAACGTCGAGGCGCCGGTGATCTCGTCGCCGGCCCTGATCGCGGCCTGCACCGGCGCGGCGCCGCGCCACGAAGGCAGCAGTGAGAAGTGCAGGTTGACCCAGCCGTGCGCGGGAATGTCCAGCGCCCGCTGGGGCAGCAGCGCGCCGTAGGCCACGACGGGGCAGGCGTCCGGAGCGATCTCGGCCAGCCTCGCCAGAAACTCGGGATCTCCCGCCTTGCCGGGGGTCAGCACCTCGATGCCGTGCTCGTCGGCGACCGCGCCGACCGGAGAGCGCACCAGCTTGCGCCCACGGCCCGCTTGCGCGTCCGGCCGCGTGACGACGGCGACCACCTCGTGCCTCGGCGAAGCCAGCAGTGCCAGCAGCGAGGGTACGGCGGGTTCGGGGGTACCGGCGAAGACAAGCCTCATGGCCGCTCCGTACCGGTCGGGGATTCACACATCGCGAGCCAGTCTAGAGCGCCCGCGCCCACGAGCCGACCTCGCGGGCCGACTGGCCTTCCGCGAGGTCAGATCAGCGCGAGCGGATCCAGCTGGACACGCACCGGATCGGTTTCCTTGCGGGCGTTGCGCAACGCGTTCACCGCGTGCGCGGCGTCGGCGAGCGCCCTTCCCTGCGCCCGGGGAACCCTCACGAGCGCGCGTTCCCGTTCCGCGCGGCCTTCCTCGTCGACCTCGCCGAGCGGCACCGGACCCAGCACCTCGGCCGACGGCGGCAGGGTGATCTCGTCGAGCAGCGCGCCGACCGCCTCGGGAGTGCCCTCGAAGGCGGCCATCCTGACCGCTGGCGGGAACCCGAGTTCCTTGCGCTCCGCTAATTCCAGCTCGGCGTGCCAGCCCGGGTCCCAGCGCACCAGTGCCTGCACGACGGGGATTCCCGCCTCGGCGCCGACGACGACCCTGCCGCCCTCCCTCGCGGAGCGCACCATGGCAGCGGCGGTCAGCCACCGCCGCAAGGTCTCCTCTGCCGCCCGCAGATCCTGCCTTCCGAGCAGCGCCCAGCCGTCCAGCAACAGCGCCGCGCCGTAGCCGCCCTCCGCGACCGGCTCGGCTCCCGGTGTCGACACGACGAGCGCCGGTTTGGCGGGCACGCTCGCCAGCACCTCACCGCCTCCCGACGTACGAACGGCGACCCCCGCGAACGCCCTGCCGAGTTCCTCGGCGGTCCGCTTGGCGCCGACGACGACGGCACGCAGCCTGGCTGAGCCGCAGGTACCGCACCGGTAGTTGGCGTCGGCGACGCCGCACCACCGGCACCGGGGTACTCCGGCGGCGCCGCCTCCCGGCAGCAACAACGGTCCGGCGCACCTGCGGCAGCGGGCCGGAGTCCGGCACTGGGCACAGGCCAGCCCCGGAACGTAGCCCCTTCGCGGGACCTGCACGAGCACCGGCGCACCGGCCGCGAGCGCGGCTCTCGCGGCCTCGAACGCGACGGAGGGCAGCCGCGCCACGCTCGCCGCCTCGTCCCTCGCCACGTCGAAGTCCTCGCCGAAGGGGGTCACCCTCGGCGCGCTGGCGCGCACCTCCTCCCTCGCGGCGACGATCGGGTGTGCCCAGCCGCTTTCCAGCAGCAGTTGCGCCTCTGCCGTGCGGGTGTGCCCCGCGACGAGGAAGGACGCCTTCTCGGCGTGTGCCCTGACCATGAGCACGTCCCGCACCTGCGGATACGGCATGTGCGGGTCGGCGTGCAGGTCGTCGCCGTCGTCCCAGACGACGAAAAGGCCGGGATCGCTGACGGGGGCGAACATCGCCGCTCGCGTGCCGACGACGATGCGGACCGCGCCCCTCAGCACGGCGAGCCAGCGCCGGTACCGCTCGGAGGGGCCGAGATCGGCCGACAGCGCCACGACCGCGTCGGCACCCGCGAGTTCGGCGCACGCCGCCCGCACCCGCGCGACATCCCTGTGGTCCGGAAGGACGAGTACCGCGCTCTTGCCGGTCGCGGCCACCTCGGTGGCCAGTTCGGCGAGCCGGGAAGGCCAGTGCTCGCCGGGCAGCGCCTGCCACACGCCGTGCGCGGCCCTTCCGGCCCGCAGCGCGGCGAGGAACCCCGGCCCCCACGGGTAGCGCCGCCAGCCCTCGGCTTCGGGCGGCGAGGGAAGGGGTGCCGGCTCGCGAGGGGGCTCGGCCTCCACCTTCGCGTGCCGGGGCGGCAGCGCGAGGCGCAGTACGTCGATGAGGGTCCCGCCGTAGCGGGCGGCCACCGCCCTGCACAGCGCGGCTAGTGAGGGGGTCAGCACGCGCTCACTGGAGGTCACCCGCTCAAGGAACGACAACCTGCCCTTGTGCTCGGTCTCGGTCGCGCGTTCCAGCAGAAAGCCGTCGACGAGCTGCCCGGCGAACCGCACGCGCACCCTGCACCCCGGCACCGCGGCGTCGGCCAGTTCCTTCGGCACCTGGTAGTCGAACGTGCGGTCGAGGTGCGCGAGCGGCACGTCGACGACGACCCTGGCGATCGGCTCGGACTCGGCAGGCTGGCGCTTTCCCTTGGCGGAACCGCGTCCGGCCTTCGCCTTTCCGCCCGATGGCCTGGGTTTCCCTGCCTTCGGCAACTCCCACAGCGGGGGCGCTTCGTCGTCCTTCACGCCTTCTTCTCTTGGCGCGCCTCGGTTCGTGGCCGCGTCGCGGGCACGACCGGTTTCGTGTCGAGACGGCGGGTGAGCAGTTTGAAGACCGGCTGCTCGACACAGCGGGTGAGCACCCAGCCGAGGAAGACCGCGGTCGCCGCGAACGCGGGCATCCAGCCCCACCACGGCACGCCGAGGTCGGCCAGCCTGCGTGCCACCACGGTGCCGACCACGTAGTGCATGAGGTAGACGCCGTAGGAGATCCCGGCGAGC comes from the Prauserella marina genome and includes:
- a CDS encoding RsmB/NOP family class I SAM-dependent RNA methyltransferase, which produces MTPGRQGKPDRSRRPAPRKQGPRKPPAQDPARRVALDVLRAVSERDAYANLMLPEELRRRRITGRDAALATELTYGTLRAQGLLDEIITACLDRPLSEVDKVVLDALRLGAYQLLRTRIPPHAAVASTVDLVREETGSHVAGFANAVLRNVSEKDEADWMRQLTPDAETDPIGNLAMRTSHPRWVARSFAEALGDKGAELEAALLADDTRPAVHLLAKPGEITADELAAITGGDPAPYSPYGVHLPTGGGDLAEAEPIKEKLAVVQDEGSQLVTIAATNVPVDGGSGGDTRWLDLCAGPGGKATLLGSLAATAGVTVDAVEKAPHRAKLVERATEGLPVTVHVADGRDPGLDGGYDRVLVDAPCSGLGALRRRPEARWRRQPSDVADLTRLQGELLASAFGLVRAGGLVAYVVCSPHLAETEGVFGNAARRAGAEVIDAREYFPGVPLLGDGPYVQLWPHRHGTDAMFVALAIAR
- the fmt gene encoding methionyl-tRNA formyltransferase, with product MRLVFAGTPEPAVPSLLALLASPRHEVVAVVTRPDAQAGRGRKLVRSPVGAVADEHGIEVLTPGKAGDPEFLARLAEIAPDACPVVAYGALLPQRALDIPAHGWVNLHFSLLPSWRGAAPVQAAIRAGDEITGASTFRIVKELDAGPVFGFVTEKITGTDTAGALLGRLADSGASLLVSTMDGIEDGTLSAVAQQAEGVTYAPKVTVADAGADFSAPAVAVERRIRSVTPEPGAWATFRGERIKLGPVRHADGPGLAPGELAVERKRVLAGTATTPVELGDVQAQGKKRMAAADWARGTRIEQGERLT
- a CDS encoding primosomal protein N' — its product is MKDDEAPPLWELPKAGKPRPSGGKAKAGRGSAKGKRQPAESEPIARVVVDVPLAHLDRTFDYQVPKELADAAVPGCRVRVRFAGQLVDGFLLERATETEHKGRLSFLERVTSSERVLTPSLAALCRAVAARYGGTLIDVLRLALPPRHAKVEAEPPREPAPLPSPPEAEGWRRYPWGPGFLAALRAGRAAHGVWQALPGEHWPSRLAELATEVAATGKSAVLVLPDHRDVARVRAACAELAGADAVVALSADLGPSERYRRWLAVLRGAVRIVVGTRAAMFAPVSDPGLFVVWDDGDDLHADPHMPYPQVRDVLMVRAHAEKASFLVAGHTRTAEAQLLLESGWAHPIVAAREEVRASAPRVTPFGEDFDVARDEAASVARLPSVAFEAARAALAAGAPVLVQVPRRGYVPGLACAQCRTPARCRRCAGPLLLPGGGAAGVPRCRWCGVADANYRCGTCGSARLRAVVVGAKRTAEELGRAFAGVAVRTSGGGEVLASVPAKPALVVSTPGAEPVAEGGYGAALLLDGWALLGRQDLRAAEETLRRWLTAAAMVRSAREGGRVVVGAEAGIPVVQALVRWDPGWHAELELAERKELGFPPAVRMAAFEGTPEAVGALLDEITLPPSAEVLGPVPLGEVDEEGRAERERALVRVPRAQGRALADAAHAVNALRNARKETDPVRVQLDPLALI